The sequence below is a genomic window from Cryptococcus neoformans var. neoformans B-3501A chromosome 8, whole genome shotgun sequence.
ACCATTCACAGGCGCTGGTATAACTGACCAAGACCGGAATATTCTTACCAACCAACATATGCTGCTCAAGTTTTTCCGCTCTGTCGAACCCCTTCTTACCGAAGGTCCGACTCACATACCTATACCACAAagctcatcctcaaagagCAATAGCAAAGATaaaaagagaaagcaaaagaaaCCATCTTCCGATGATGAGGCCGCTCCTGAAcctgaagatgaagaggaggacttctttttcaacgATGATCCCACCTTTACCAACCCCAAGATCGTTGTTCCTAAAGAGTTCACACCTCCCAAACGAGCCGGTACGGTACTTatcaccatcctctcctgCCCTCCATACACTCTTTGGTGTCTCCCACAACTTGCGGCGCGACCACCTCCCATATGCCCTGGAAccaatcttcctcaacctcgGTACACGCTGTTGAGGTCCTTTGAGTTTAGACCTGAAATCTACGAGGGATATGCGCATAGGCGAACTATCGGATGGAAGGAGGGCTTGAGTAAGAGTGAGAATGAGGAAATTCTAGGGAGGAAGGGCATGCCTAGAACGTATGAATTTGTTAGGACTACCAACACAAAGGGTGACTAGTATTTGTATGTCAGTATTCAACATATATATTTGATTTCTGCTAGATGATTCGGTCGCGGTGAATAAAAGTAATGAGCGGTGTGCAGCGGTCGCATTATATGTATCATTCGGTTCGGACTGTATCATTTGTTCTTTAGTAGCATATAGGGCCGCTAATTTTTTCCCGGCAGATCCATCATGAAGACGTGTCAACGGTCAAACACAAGTGTCTAGCGGCTCCGCTTGGATATGTAAGTGTTGAGACTAGTTCTGTTGATACAAGCATATGAGTACATCCCAATAACGTTGTGGGTCCTTTCTATAACTGCACTCCTCGAGGATATCGCTTATGTACCGCCATCTACGAGTGAACGTCAGCATTTCCACAGTCTACATAGGGTTTCCTCATACCTGGACACCACAGAACGCCACAAAGATTGCGTAGATCACGGCGGCAGCATAACAAGTAGATGCCACCAGATCGGGGTCTACTGGGTCATTGACTGAGCCTGTGAGGACCTCGACACGACGAGAGAAGAGTGAACCGAGGGCTACAAGGCATCGATTTAGTATAATAATCTTCCGACATCATTTCTAACGCTTCAATAGTAGAAAATATCATGTCCTTATGAATGTGACAAGTAACGTACCGACAAGAATGATAATGCCAAATACGGAGAAGACGGTACAGCAGGAAGCTGGGAAGAGTCAACACAAGTACTTCTGTGTGTTTAATGAGCTCACCGAGTCCCTGTGAGACCACAGGTCTTATGTTCACGGGCATTGCTTGTCGTTGTGCGGTATACCGTCTCTAAGAGGACTGACGTAGAGTAGTATCTGTTGCCTTACCTCCATTCATCGTTCCCTTCGCCGGGGCAAAGATCCGGCGGCCAAGTCCGACATCTTATTTATTTTTGTATTCTTTCAATTTTTTATCCAGCCCCTCGGCCTGCTGAAGATTTCTGGTCCACCTACAAGTATACATCTCCATAGTAGAATTGCTCAGCCAGCACTCAGTCAAAAATGCCAAAGAGGGGCAGTAAATCTACGAAGCTCCAGAAGGGCCTTGTCAACAAACAAGCTGCACTTCCAGAAGAGCAACtaaaggagagaaagaataTCAGCGATGCCTTGAGACAAGCGGTCATTGATCtcggaggagatgaggaggatttGGACTTGATCGACGGCGTagatgacgacgatgaggcTCCTACCCAAAAAAAGGCTGAAAAGTCTACCGATGACGTGAGCATCTGAATGATCAAATTTTTCCTACATGCTAATAGATTATGTTTACAGAAgacgttgaagaaggagttggGTGACTTTATGAAGGGTTTGGACTTTGGCAGTGTAGAGGTCGCCGCGGTGGAGTCTAGCGAAGAGGTCGACGAAGAaagtgatgaggaggacgaggattCTGGAGGGTctggcgaggaggagggagcaagtgaagaagacgaggaaggcgaagaagaagctgagaaggatgacgatgacgaggaagaatcagaagaggaagttaTCCTCAAGGCGGGAGTGCCGGCAAAGGAAAATGCTCCTTCAAACCCCACCAAGGAAACTTCCAAAACTAATTCTACTGCTTCCAAGGACGTTGACAAATCCAGTGGCACGGTATGTTTCGAAAGCCAAAATTTCAAGAATTTGTCGAATGAGTACTAATTAACTGCAGAACGTGCCTGCCTCTACTTCATGGCCCTCCCTCgttccccctcttcctccagttGCTTCTCTCCCCAAGCTTCACCCGCACGATCTTAACAATCTTCGTCAAAAAGCTTCCAACCTCCTTGccaaccttcctccactttctcgggcatcctcctcctccgatCAGGCATTTATCTCTCAAATTCTTCAGTCTGGTACTCATCAAGATAAGCTCTCCGCCCTCGTTTTGATTGTCCGAGAAAGTCCAGTCCATGCAATCAAGGAGCTTGATAAGCTTAGGGGGATGGCgggttggaaggaagatggggtTGGAGGCGGCGGTAATAAGGACCAGCGTGTGGCTGTGATGAAGGCTTTGGCGGACTGGTGggttggtggtggtggtaaaGAACAGGGAAAGCTCAAGTACGTTGTTCTGTCATATGACTTGATGTGAATTTAATCGTGGTGCAGGTACTTTACCGATCAGCCTCTTCTGGCCCATCCTCAATTGACTGACCGACACCTCCTCATGTACGCTTTCGAGGACTACCTCAAGAAATGGTTCTTCAATATGTTGCAAGTGTTGGAAGTCCTCTCCCATGACACTCTTCCTTTCATCCGAACTCAGGCTTTGcacatcatcttcagatTATTGGCTGGTAACGCTGAGCAGGAGCAAAACTTGTTGCGTTTGGGTGTCAACAAGCTCGTAAGTAGTTTAATGTCATTCTCTGGCTTAGCTAATACAGAATAGGGTGACATCGACCGCCCTGTGGCTTCCAAGGCTTCTCACCACATTCttactcttctccaagccCACCCTGCCATGAAGGCCGTTGTTGCCCGAGAAGTATCTGCCCTCGTCCTTAGACCTTCTGGCGCCGTCGGTTCCGCCGCTCCTTCTACTCACATCAAGTTCGACAACGATAAAGGCAAGAAGGCCGCTCACGCTGGTAAGGCCGAGGCAGTTGGCCACGGCCGATACTATGGATTAATCACCCTCAACCAAATGACTTTGACCAGGAAGGACCAGGATGTCGCTGGAAGACTTGTCGATCTTTACTTCGAGGTTTTCCGAGAAATCCTTGGTGACCCAAATGGactcgaagaagaggagggacaAGCCGAGAACAACGAGGAAGTGGGTGAGGATAAAGTACAGAAGGTGGCGGGCAAGGTTGAGAAATGGCGTGGACGACGTAAAGGCGCTAAGCCCAAAGGAGGCCGGAAGTCAGCTttagaagaggaggaactCATTGAAACCACCAAGGCTAAGCTTGTCGCTGCTATCCTCACCGGTATCAACCGTGCCCTTCCTTTCGCCAAACTTGATGAGACTATGTTTAGCTCTTACATGGACACGTTATTCAAGATTACACACGCTGGTACCTTCAACACCTCCATTCAAGCACTTCtgctcatcttcaaggtTTCGACGACCGAAAGTGATTTCCGGCAGACCGTCTCCGATCGATTCTACCGAGCTTTGTATGATTCTCTATTTGATAACAGGCTGGTGACCTCTTCAAAGCAGGCCATGTACTTGAATTTACTTTTCAGGGCCATGAAGGCAGACGACAGTATCCAAAGGACTATGGCATTTGTGAAGAGGTTACTCCAAATGCTGGGGATGCACCAACCTCCATTCATCTGCGGCGCTTTGTATCTTTTGGGCGAGGTAAGTTTTTCTTGCACAGACCTAAATTAACTCATTGATGTTCTTTCCAGTTGTTCAGTACCACTCCTGGACTCAAGAGGATGCTCATTGAACCTGAGGAcgatggagaagaacacTTTGTGGACGCCGACGCTGATGAGCAGGAAAATGGTGGATCAGCTGAAAAGCCTGCTAGAACGGTGATTGGCAAGGACTATGATGGCAAGAAGCGTGACCCCAGATATTCCAACGCCGACAGCAGTTGTCTTTGGGAACTTGTAAGTTTCAAAGTTCTACGTAGTAAGTCTTTGCTGAAGCCATTGTAGACGCCCTTCTTAAACCATTTCCATCCCTCTGTCTCCCTCCAGGCCAACCAACTCCTCCACTCCCAGAATCTTACAGGATCTCCTGACATCTCCCTCAATAccctcatttccttccttgatCGCTTTGTTTATCGTAACCCCAAGAAGACCATCCAGCCCAAGGGTGCCTCCATCATGCA
It includes:
- a CDS encoding hypothetical protein (HMMPfam hit to CBF, CBF/Mak21 family, score: 636.0, E(): 2.5e-188) — protein: MPKRGSKSTKLQKGLVNKQAALPEEQLKERKNISDALRQAVIDLGGDEEDLDLIDGVDDDDEAPTQKKAEKSTDDKTLKKELGDFMKGLDFGSVEVAAVESSEEVDEESDEEDEDSGGSGEEEGASEEDEEGEEEAEKDDDDEEESEEEVILKAGVPAKENAPSNPTKETSKTNSTASKDVDKSSGTNVPASTSWPSLVPPLPPVASLPKLHPHDLNNLRQKASNLLANLPPLSRASSSSDQAFISQILQSGTHQDKLSALVLIVRESPVHAIKELDKLRGMAGWKEDGVGGGGNKDQRVAVMKALADWWVGGGGKEQGKLKYFTDQPLLAHPQLTDRHLLMYAFEDYLKKWFFNMLQVLEVLSHDTLPFIRTQALHIIFRLLAGNAEQEQNLLRLGVNKLGDIDRPVASKASHHILTLLQAHPAMKAVVAREVSALVLRPSGAVGSAAPSTHIKFDNDKGKKAAHAGKAEAVGHGRYYGLITLNQMTLTRKDQDVAGRLVDLYFEVFREILGDPNGLEEEEGQAENNEEVGEDKVQKVAGKVEKWRGRRKGAKPKGGRKSALEEEELIETTKAKLVAAILTGINRALPFAKLDETMFSSYMDTLFKITHAGTFNTSIQALLLIFKVSTTESDFRQTVSDRFYRALYDSLFDNRLVTSSKQAMYLNLLFRAMKADDSIQRTMAFVKRLLQMLGMHQPPFICGALYLLGELFSTTPGLKRMLIEPEDDGEEHFVDADADEQENGGSAEKPARTVIGKDYDGKKRDPRYSNADSSCLWELTPFLNHFHPSVSLQANQLLHSQNLTGSPDISLNTLISFLDRFVYRNPKKTIQPKGASIMQPAAASDKSGMVVKGEGEAGVMVNSEAFWRKKIEDVPVEMMFFHQYFAEKLKRKEKRGKDKEKSTKGSDFGESESEGEEEEDEGVEDSNEDNSGSENEDEDADPDAAEDDEDSDPEEAEIWKAMKATMPRANDDMGLSEDEDDDISISGSSDDHEESDEDEEEEDEAEGASGGDEEDEESDQEPAPAATKSKKRAARSPSPASSASSFPDFADEDEDVISLSDVDMPNIVLDGKASDVEDEAEIGDKRKKRGEERKERRKKRRELPTFGSYEDYKALIEQAGSEED